One Lachnospiraceae bacterium C1.1 genomic region harbors:
- the hisH gene encoding imidazole glycerol phosphate synthase subunit HisH: MVAVIDYDAGNIKSVEKAVESLGFETVLTRDRDILLNADHVILPGVGAFGDAMKLLNSYGLTEVIREVAARQIPLLGICLGQQLLFEMSEESPGVEGIGLFKGSVLRIPSGNGLKVPNIGWNSVNLKGKGRLFEGIEDGSFVYFVHSFYCKAEDRDIVKAEIDYNVTVDASIEKGNVFACQFHPEKSSDTGLRILKNFLTISK; encoded by the coding sequence ATGGTAGCTGTCATTGATTATGATGCAGGAAATATTAAGAGCGTAGAAAAGGCTGTGGAAAGCCTTGGCTTTGAGACCGTTCTTACAAGAGACAGAGATATTTTGCTTAATGCGGACCACGTTATCCTTCCGGGTGTGGGAGCATTTGGAGATGCTATGAAGCTCCTTAATTCATATGGACTTACAGAGGTCATAAGAGAAGTTGCGGCCAGACAGATTCCTTTGCTTGGAATTTGTCTCGGTCAGCAACTTCTTTTTGAAATGAGCGAAGAATCTCCTGGAGTAGAAGGTATAGGTTTATTCAAAGGTTCCGTCTTAAGGATTCCGAGCGGTAACGGACTTAAGGTTCCGAATATAGGCTGGAATTCAGTTAACTTAAAAGGAAAAGGAAGACTTTTTGAAGGAATAGAGGACGGATCTTTCGTTTACTTTGTCCATTCATTTTACTGCAAGGCAGAGGACAGAGATATCGTAAAGGCAGAGATAGATTATAATGTTACGGTAGATGCCTCTATTGAAAAGGGCAATGTTTTTGCCTGTCAGTTCCATCCGGAGAAGAGTTCGGATACCGGATTGAGGATATTAAAGAATTTCCTTACTATCAGTAAATAA
- the hisF gene encoding imidazole glycerol phosphate synthase subunit HisF, producing MYTKRIIPCLDVDNGRVVKGVNFVNLRDAGDPVEVASIYDKEGADELVFLDITATSDKRKTVTELVRKVASQVFIPFTVGGGIRSVDDFKEILREGADKVAVNSAAINDPDLIAGAADKFGSQCVVVAIDAKRRADGSGWNVYKNGGRLDTGIDAIEWAEKAIKLGAGEILLTSMDCDGTKNGYDIELTRRVADLGDVPVIASGGAGNKEHFLEALTEGHAEAALAASLFHYKELSISEVKDYLRENGVNVRCRL from the coding sequence ATGTATACGAAGAGAATTATACCATGTCTGGACGTGGATAACGGGCGTGTAGTAAAGGGAGTAAATTTTGTAAATTTAAGAGATGCCGGTGATCCTGTTGAAGTTGCATCAATATATGATAAAGAAGGTGCGGATGAGCTGGTATTTTTGGATATCACCGCAACGAGCGATAAAAGAAAGACTGTGACTGAGCTGGTAAGAAAAGTTGCAAGTCAGGTATTTATCCCATTTACCGTAGGCGGAGGAATCAGAAGCGTAGATGATTTCAAGGAGATCTTAAGAGAGGGAGCGGATAAGGTTGCTGTAAACTCTGCAGCGATAAACGATCCTGACCTCATTGCGGGAGCTGCCGATAAGTTCGGAAGCCAGTGCGTGGTCGTTGCTATCGATGCCAAGAGACGCGCTGACGGCAGCGGCTGGAATGTCTATAAAAACGGCGGACGCCTTGATACGGGAATAGATGCCATAGAATGGGCTGAAAAGGCAATAAAGCTAGGTGCAGGAGAGATACTTTTAACGAGTATGGATTGCGATGGCACAAAAAACGGTTATGATATAGAGCTTACCAGGAGAGTTGCAGATCTTGGAGATGTACCTGTGATCGCTTCAGGCGGTGCAGGAAATAAAGAGCACTTTCTCGAGGCTTTGACAGAGGGACATGCAGAGGCTGCCCTGGCAGCATCTCTTTTCCATTATAAAGAACTTTCGATATCGGAAGTAAAAGATTATTTAAGAGAAAACGGAGTAAATGTTAGATGCCGGCTATAA
- the ung gene encoding uracil-DNA glycosylase, which produces MPAISGDWLEAVGDEFHKPYYSELYKFVKEEYSKYVIYPPSGDIFNALHLTPLKKVKAVILGQDPYHNEHQAHGLSFSVMPDVPKKDIPPSLQNIYKELSEDLGCYIPDNGYLKKWAEEGVLMLNTVLTVRAHAAASHQGHGWEQFTDAVIRAVEEQDRPIVYMLWGRPAKMKSSMIKNPNHLVLTAAHPSPLSAYRGFFGCRHFSKCNQFLSEHGSTPIDWQIENIR; this is translated from the coding sequence ATGCCGGCTATAAGTGGAGACTGGCTCGAGGCTGTGGGAGATGAGTTCCATAAGCCTTATTATTCAGAGCTTTATAAATTTGTAAAAGAAGAATATTCAAAATATGTTATATACCCCCCGTCAGGTGATATTTTCAATGCACTTCACCTGACACCCTTAAAAAAGGTCAAGGCCGTAATACTCGGTCAGGATCCTTACCACAATGAACATCAGGCTCACGGATTATCATTTTCCGTAATGCCGGATGTGCCGAAAAAAGATATTCCCCCTTCACTTCAGAATATTTATAAGGAACTGAGTGAAGATCTTGGCTGTTATATACCGGATAACGGTTACTTAAAAAAATGGGCGGAAGAGGGCGTACTTATGCTCAATACCGTACTTACTGTACGTGCCCATGCAGCTGCGTCTCATCAGGGACACGGCTGGGAACAGTTTACGGATGCGGTGATCCGTGCAGTGGAAGAGCAGGATAGACCTATAGTTTATATGCTTTGGGGCAGACCTGCCAAAATGAAGTCATCGATGATCAAAAATCCTAATCATCTGGTGCTCACCGCAGCACATCCAAGTCCATTGTCTGCATACAGAGGATTTTTCGGATGCAGACATTTTTCAAAATGCAATCAGTTTTTATCGGAGCACGGCTCAACGCCAATTGACTGGCAGATAGAAAATATCAGGTAA
- a CDS encoding IMP cyclohydrolase: protein MQKTKLTETVKTNAYPGRGIVLGRSADGKKAVIAYFIMGRSENSRNRVFVEDGEGIRTQAFDESKMEDPSLIIYAPVRVLGNKTIVTNGDQTDTVYENMDKQMTFEQSLRSREFEPDAPNYTPRISGIVHVENGSCNFALSILKSDDGDPSSCLRYNYAYNNPAAGVGRFIHTYMSDGNPLPSFEGEPEKVELEGDIDAFTASLWDALNADNKVSLFTRFIDIETGKYESRIVNKNK, encoded by the coding sequence ATGCAGAAAACAAAACTCACTGAAACCGTTAAAACCAATGCTTACCCCGGCAGAGGAATAGTCCTCGGACGCAGTGCTGATGGAAAGAAAGCAGTGATAGCTTATTTCATCATGGGCAGATCCGAAAACAGCAGAAACAGAGTATTTGTTGAGGACGGAGAAGGTATCCGTACACAGGCTTTCGATGAGTCCAAGATGGAGGATCCTTCACTTATCATTTACGCTCCCGTAAGAGTACTTGGAAACAAGACTATTGTTACCAACGGTGATCAGACAGATACCGTTTACGAGAACATGGATAAACAGATGACATTTGAGCAGTCTCTCAGAAGTCGTGAGTTTGAGCCTGATGCTCCGAACTACACACCCAGAATTTCCGGTATCGTTCATGTAGAGAACGGAAGCTGCAATTTTGCTCTTTCTATTCTTAAGAGCGACGATGGAGATCCGTCTTCATGTCTTAGATACAATTATGCTTACAACAATCCGGCAGCAGGTGTCGGAAGATTTATTCACACTTATATGTCTGATGGAAATCCCCTTCCGAGTTTTGAAGGTGAGCCTGAAAAGGTAGAGCTTGAGGGCGATATCGATGCATTTACAGCCTCTCTCTGGGATGCGCTTAATGCAGATAACAAGGTTTCTCTTTTCACAAGATTCATTGACATCGAGACAGGTAAATACGAGAGCAGGATCGTCAATAAAAATAAGTAA
- a CDS encoding phosphoribosylaminoimidazolecarboxamide formyltransferase yields the protein MSELSLKYGCNPNQKPARVYLENGNDLPIKVLNGKPGYINLLDALNGWQLVKELKAATGLPAATSFKHVSPAGAAVGLPLSDVEAKIYWVDDLGELSPLASAYARARGADRMSSYGDFISLSDVCDTDTANLVKREVSDGIIAPGYTDEALEILKSKKKGNYCVLQIDENYVPEEIERKQVFGITFEQGRNNFVINKDLLNNIVTENHDLPESAKVDLMLSLIVLKYTQSNSVAYAKGGQAIGIGAGQQSRIHCTRLAGSKADNWFLRQSPQVLELPFLDDIRRADRDNAIDVYLGNEYMDLLSDGAWQKVFKTKPEVFTEEDKRAWLNKNTGVALGSDAFFPFGDNIERAAKSGVSYIAEPGGSIRDDNVIETCNKYNMTMCFTGMRLFHH from the coding sequence ATGAGCGAACTTTCATTAAAGTATGGATGCAACCCGAACCAGAAGCCTGCAAGAGTATATCTTGAGAACGGAAATGATCTTCCGATAAAGGTTCTTAACGGAAAACCCGGATATATCAACCTTCTCGATGCCTTAAACGGCTGGCAGCTTGTAAAAGAGTTAAAGGCAGCTACAGGACTTCCGGCAGCAACTTCCTTTAAGCATGTTTCCCCTGCAGGCGCTGCAGTAGGACTTCCGCTTTCAGATGTTGAGGCAAAGATTTACTGGGTTGATGATCTCGGAGAGCTCAGCCCCCTTGCATCTGCTTATGCGAGAGCAAGAGGCGCAGACAGAATGTCATCTTATGGTGATTTCATTTCTCTTTCCGATGTCTGTGACACAGATACTGCAAATCTTGTAAAGAGAGAGGTTTCAGACGGAATCATAGCTCCGGGCTATACCGATGAGGCTCTTGAAATCTTAAAGTCAAAGAAGAAGGGCAATTACTGCGTGCTTCAGATCGATGAGAACTATGTTCCCGAAGAGATCGAGCGTAAGCAGGTATTTGGCATTACCTTCGAGCAGGGCAGAAATAATTTCGTTATCAATAAGGATCTCCTTAACAATATAGTTACAGAAAACCACGATCTTCCGGAGTCAGCAAAGGTTGACCTTATGCTTTCTCTTATAGTTCTTAAGTATACCCAGTCAAATTCTGTTGCTTATGCAAAGGGTGGACAGGCTATCGGAATCGGTGCAGGACAGCAGTCCAGAATCCACTGCACAAGACTTGCAGGAAGCAAGGCTGATAACTGGTTCCTTCGTCAGTCACCGCAGGTTCTTGAACTTCCTTTCCTTGATGACATCAGACGTGCAGACAGGGACAATGCAATTGATGTTTATCTTGGAAATGAATATATGGATCTTCTTTCTGACGGCGCATGGCAGAAGGTATTTAAGACAAAGCCGGAAGTTTTCACAGAGGAAGACAAGAGAGCATGGCTTAATAAGAACACGGGTGTTGCTTTAGGTTCAGACGCATTCTTCCCATTTGGGGACAATATCGAGCGTGCTGCAAAGAGTGGTGTTTCTTATATCGCAGAGCCCGGCGGATCTATCCGTGACGACAACGTTATCGAGACCTGCAACAAATATAATATGACCATGTGCTTTACCGGAATGAGATTATTCCATCATTAA
- a CDS encoding diaminopimelate decarboxylase, translated as MDKKPFVTNEKLQEITKKYPTPFHLYDEAGIRRNCEAVKKAFAWNKGYREYFAVKALPNPFILNIFKEYGFGCDCASETELMMADALGFAPDEIMFSSNDTPAEEFKYASKVNAIINFDDITHIPFFEEAVGSFPETICCRYNPGGVYEVSNGIMDNPGDAKYGLTKAQMFEAYKILKEKGVKNFGIHSFLVSNTVTNDYYPALARTLFELAVELQKETGCHIAFINLSGGVGIAYKPEQTPNDIIAIGEGVRKAYEDILVPAGMGDVAIYTEMGRFMTGPYGCLVTKAIHHKDIYKNYIGVDACAVDLMRPAIYGAYHHITVMGKEDQPADHMYDVTGSLCENNDKFAIDRMLPKIDMGDILVIHDTGAHGYSMGYNYNGKLKSAEVLLKTDGSTELIRRAETPKDYFSTFDCFDFYKDFDI; from the coding sequence ATGGATAAGAAACCTTTTGTAACTAACGAGAAATTACAGGAGATTACTAAGAAATACCCCACTCCTTTTCATCTTTACGATGAGGCCGGAATCAGACGCAACTGCGAAGCTGTTAAAAAGGCATTTGCATGGAACAAGGGCTATCGTGAATATTTTGCTGTAAAGGCACTCCCCAATCCTTTTATCTTAAATATATTTAAGGAGTACGGATTTGGATGTGACTGTGCTTCCGAGACAGAACTTATGATGGCTGATGCACTCGGATTCGCTCCGGATGAGATAATGTTCTCATCGAATGATACACCTGCAGAGGAATTTAAATATGCCTCAAAGGTTAATGCAATAATCAACTTTGATGACATTACACATATTCCGTTTTTTGAAGAGGCTGTAGGGAGCTTCCCCGAGACTATCTGCTGCCGTTATAATCCGGGCGGAGTTTACGAAGTAAGTAATGGCATAATGGACAACCCGGGAGATGCAAAATATGGTCTTACCAAGGCTCAGATGTTTGAGGCCTATAAGATTCTTAAGGAAAAGGGTGTTAAGAATTTCGGAATTCACTCTTTCCTTGTAAGCAATACCGTAACAAATGATTATTATCCGGCTCTTGCACGCACACTCTTTGAGCTTGCGGTAGAACTCCAGAAGGAAACCGGATGTCATATTGCGTTCATTAATCTTTCCGGTGGTGTTGGCATCGCCTACAAGCCTGAGCAGACGCCGAATGACATCATTGCCATAGGTGAAGGCGTGCGTAAGGCTTATGAAGACATCCTTGTTCCGGCAGGAATGGGTGACGTTGCCATTTATACTGAAATGGGAAGGTTCATGACGGGACCTTATGGCTGCCTTGTAACAAAAGCCATTCACCATAAGGATATCTATAAGAACTACATCGGAGTTGATGCCTGTGCAGTTGACCTTATGAGACCTGCTATTTATGGTGCTTATCATCATATCACGGTAATGGGTAAGGAGGATCAGCCGGCTGACCACATGTATGATGTGACAGGCTCCCTTTGCGAAAACAATGATAAATTTGCAATAGACAGGATGCTTCCAAAGATCGATATGGGTGATATCCTCGTGATCCATGACACCGGAGCACATGGTTATTCCATGGGTTACAACTACAACGGAAAGCTGAAATCTGCCGAGGTTCTGCTGAAGACTGACGGTTCTACGGAGCTTATACGCCGTGCGGAAACACCAAAAGACTATTTTTCAACCTTTGACTGCTTTGATTTTTATAAGGATTTTGATATCTGA
- a CDS encoding carbohydrate ABC transporter permease, whose product MNNFVKVEDSAYSKGMNRIVSVLFVLLAVVFFLPVFLVIIVSISSKDSVDAVGYSFFPTGFSFEAYRYLAGSGFYIVKSVLNSFFITVTGTVLGLVFMCPYAYVLSRKECIYRKALYVFIIIPMLFSGGLVSSYMVNTQLLHLKNTYLALILPGLCSTWYIMIMRNYFIDAIHDSMIEAAKIDGCSHIQILLKVVLPLSKPVIMTVAVFQAFFYWNSWYPSLLYLDSNHTELYPLQYVLVNMERSIDIITRDAQYFSGMTNVSPPSVTIRMALVVIVILPIMILFPFFQKFLKTGMTVGAVKG is encoded by the coding sequence ATGAATAATTTTGTTAAAGTGGAAGATAGTGCATACTCTAAGGGTATGAACAGAATAGTATCTGTTTTGTTTGTGCTTTTAGCAGTTGTGTTCTTTCTTCCTGTTTTTTTGGTCATAATAGTGTCAATATCTTCCAAAGACAGCGTGGATGCGGTAGGATACAGTTTCTTTCCGACAGGTTTTTCGTTTGAGGCATACCGTTATCTTGCCGGTTCGGGCTTTTATATTGTCAAGTCTGTCCTGAACTCTTTTTTTATTACAGTTACAGGCACAGTTCTCGGGCTGGTCTTTATGTGTCCTTATGCCTATGTGCTTTCCAGAAAAGAATGTATATACAGGAAGGCTTTGTATGTGTTCATAATTATTCCCATGCTTTTTTCAGGAGGACTGGTATCGAGCTATATGGTCAATACCCAGCTTCTTCATCTCAAAAATACATATCTTGCACTTATTCTGCCGGGACTTTGCTCTACCTGGTACATCATGATAATGAGAAACTATTTTATTGATGCCATTCATGATTCTATGATCGAAGCGGCAAAGATTGATGGCTGCAGTCATATTCAAATTCTTCTGAAAGTAGTTCTGCCGCTGTCGAAACCTGTTATCATGACAGTTGCGGTATTTCAGGCTTTCTTTTATTGGAACAGCTGGTATCCTTCACTGCTTTATCTCGACAGCAATCACACGGAGCTTTATCCGCTCCAGTACGTTCTTGTGAACATGGAGAGAAGTATAGACATCATAACGAGAGATGCCCAGTACTTTTCGGGAATGACAAATGTTTCGCCTCCCTCAGTGACTATTCGGATGGCACTGGTGGTCATAGTTATACTGCCCATTATGATACTTTTTCCGTTTTTTCAAAAATTCTTAAAAACAGGAATGACAGTTGGAGCAGTCAAGGGATAA
- a CDS encoding ABC transporter substrate-binding protein yields the protein MKNIKILMVMLVISTVMILSSCAYRSGEQKDKAIKLRIVTCDAGFMLLDAKEIIKAANDYSEKTIGVTVDLEFQPSDKINLMMASGEYYDIVFTSSWLNKFDNNASAGMFYDISDKVASVTPALYESVGEYWDSATLNGRIYGMPILKDMGTENMFRLNADYFEGEKGMTIPESMKFSDIEPYLAAYKEDYPDKYPFAMDKGGLTGVYNSIERVVSPIIVIPYDREGEFPRAIPLWEDEGIIEQFRLLHKWYKAGYIHPDAATIDSTSTDKSIPVRVGVAWRGYQGYSNPDDWGFHVKTSIYQGPYISRTSEQGAMFGICAACDEEHVDASLRYIELLSTDRKFRDILAYGIEGKHFEYLPNKTVLRLKTGQDRYYTRLYQTGSVVNASVESASRDFLADPDQWKKVFEGYKLYGIRSRTNGFAYDQSDKENLISSLIAIYKDYETELNTGTSDPDEIIPVLDERMRRAGIDELLEDVQTKLNDWVKNEE from the coding sequence ATGAAGAATATTAAAATTTTGATGGTAATGCTTGTCATCAGCACTGTAATGATTCTGTCTTCCTGTGCTTATCGGTCAGGAGAACAGAAGGATAAGGCAATAAAACTGAGGATTGTTACCTGTGATGCGGGATTTATGCTTCTTGATGCAAAGGAAATTATAAAGGCGGCAAATGACTACTCTGAAAAGACCATTGGAGTAACCGTGGATCTGGAATTTCAACCCTCGGACAAGATTAACCTGATGATGGCTTCCGGCGAGTATTATGACATTGTTTTTACCAGTTCATGGCTTAATAAATTTGACAATAATGCTTCTGCAGGAATGTTCTATGATATAAGCGATAAGGTCGCCAGTGTAACTCCGGCTCTCTACGAAAGTGTGGGTGAGTATTGGGATTCGGCAACTCTCAACGGAAGAATTTACGGGATGCCGATATTAAAGGATATGGGGACTGAAAATATGTTTCGACTTAATGCTGATTATTTCGAAGGAGAGAAGGGGATGACAATCCCGGAAAGTATGAAATTTTCAGATATAGAGCCTTATCTTGCAGCATACAAGGAAGATTATCCCGATAAATACCCCTTTGCCATGGACAAGGGCGGACTTACAGGTGTTTATAATTCAATTGAAAGAGTTGTATCTCCTATAATTGTGATTCCCTATGACCGGGAAGGCGAATTTCCGAGAGCCATTCCCCTTTGGGAAGACGAGGGAATAATCGAGCAATTCAGACTCCTTCATAAATGGTATAAAGCCGGATATATACATCCTGATGCAGCAACCATTGATTCAACCTCTACGGATAAATCGATTCCCGTAAGGGTAGGAGTGGCCTGGAGGGGATATCAGGGATATTCCAATCCTGACGACTGGGGCTTTCATGTTAAAACTTCGATATATCAGGGACCTTATATTTCGAGAACCAGTGAGCAGGGGGCGATGTTTGGAATTTGCGCGGCCTGTGATGAAGAGCATGTGGATGCAAGCCTTAGATATATCGAGCTTTTGTCTACTGACAGAAAGTTCAGGGATATACTTGCTTATGGTATAGAAGGAAAGCATTTTGAATATCTGCCGAATAAAACGGTCTTAAGGTTAAAGACAGGTCAGGACAGATATTATACACGGCTTTACCAGACAGGATCCGTGGTAAATGCATCAGTGGAGTCTGCGAGCAGGGATTTCCTGGCTGATCCCGACCAATGGAAAAAGGTTTTTGAAGGATATAAGCTTTATGGGATCAGAAGCAGGACAAATGGCTTTGCTTATGACCAGTCGGATAAAGAAAACCTTATAAGTTCGCTGATCGCGATATATAAAGATTACGAAACAGAACTTAACACGGGAACAAGTGACCCCGATGAGATTATTCCTGTTCTTGATGAAAGAATGAGAAGGGCAGGAATAGATGAACTGCTCGAAGATGTACAGACTAAACTAAATGATTGGGTAAAAAATGAAGAATAA
- a CDS encoding ABC transporter permease subunit, translated as MKNKYSLKKRKFKENIDLLLLAAPAVLWFLIFSYLPMFGIAFAFKKFTPVPGDNLFRNLFLNSKWVGLDNFTFLIRSSEMSKIILNTLLYNMIFLIAGIVIPVILAIFLTEIHNKNLSGLIQMLMLLPYFLSWVIVGYCAYGFLATNEGMLNHFLTIIGRDTVQWYQSPQYWRTILIFTGIWKSTGYAMIIYLSAITGIDRSLYESATMDGAGLMDKVRFITIPQLIPTITTIFILQIGSILTSDFGLFYQVPLDSNSLLEVTETLDVYVYKALMQQANFSFSAASSFLQSVVGCVLLMLTVLILKKVRPEE; from the coding sequence ATGAAGAATAAATACAGCTTAAAAAAAAGAAAATTTAAGGAAAACATTGACCTGTTGCTTCTTGCTGCACCGGCAGTTCTCTGGTTTCTGATATTCTCCTATCTGCCGATGTTCGGAATCGCATTCGCGTTTAAGAAATTTACGCCGGTACCGGGAGATAATCTCTTTAGGAATCTTTTCCTTAACAGTAAATGGGTAGGTCTTGATAATTTTACATTTCTGATACGTTCATCGGAGATGTCAAAAATCATTTTAAATACCCTGCTTTATAACATGATATTCCTGATTGCGGGAATTGTCATACCGGTTATTCTGGCAATTTTTCTGACGGAAATTCATAATAAGAATCTGTCCGGTTTAATACAGATGCTGATGCTGCTTCCTTATTTTCTGTCATGGGTAATTGTAGGATATTGTGCGTATGGTTTTCTTGCAACCAACGAAGGTATGCTCAATCACTTCCTTACAATTATCGGCAGGGATACGGTTCAGTGGTATCAGTCTCCACAGTACTGGAGGACGATCCTTATATTTACAGGGATATGGAAATCAACAGGCTATGCCATGATAATTTATCTATCGGCAATTACAGGAATAGACAGAAGCCTTTACGAAAGCGCAACTATGGATGGTGCAGGCCTTATGGACAAAGTCAGGTTTATTACCATCCCGCAGCTGATACCGACAATTACCACTATATTTATTTTGCAGATAGGAAGTATACTGACTTCGGATTTCGGACTTTTCTATCAGGTACCGCTTGATTCAAATTCGCTGCTTGAAGTTACGGAGACTCTGGATGTATATGTTTACAAGGCTTTGATGCAGCAGGCTAATTTCAGCTTTTCAGCTGCTTCATCATTTTTGCAGAGTGTTGTAGGCTGTGTGCTGCTGATGCTTACGGTTTTAATTCTGAAAAAGGTTCGTCCGGAAGAATAG
- the tnpB gene encoding IS200/IS605 family element RNA-guided endonuclease TnpB — MLKGMEFRIYPNRIQETTIKKTFGCSRVVYNSGLALRIEEYKNGKSVGYKETNSMLTTMKKTEEYSWLREVDSIALQQSLRDLDKAYKNFFAKRASFPKFKSKHNHNKSYRTQNVGGNISVAGKYIKLPKLGYVKARISMSVNGKINNATIKQTPSGKYFCVLNVEVPDVFYSNEGCMVGLDVGIKTFYTDSNDNSLPNPKNLTKSEKKLVKEQRKLSRMVKGSSNWNIQRIKVARVHEKITNQRNDFLHKESTKLVKENQIICIEDLNVKGMIRNHKLAKSISDVSWSKFFDMLEYKAIFYGAEIIRVPRFYPSSQTCNCCGYKNPNIKKLSIREWICPVCGTYHDRDANAAKNILKMGLSLRMTA, encoded by the coding sequence ATGCTCAAAGGAATGGAATTTAGAATATATCCCAACAGAATACAGGAAACAACAATCAAAAAAACTTTTGGATGTTCAAGAGTTGTATATAACTCAGGTCTTGCACTTCGGATAGAAGAATACAAGAATGGTAAATCTGTTGGATACAAAGAAACTAATTCCATGCTCACCACCATGAAGAAAACAGAAGAGTATTCATGGCTTAGAGAAGTTGACTCTATTGCTTTACAACAATCTCTTAGAGATTTGGATAAGGCTTATAAAAACTTCTTTGCAAAAAGAGCATCGTTTCCTAAATTCAAATCAAAACACAATCATAACAAGAGCTATCGTACTCAGAATGTTGGCGGTAATATTTCAGTTGCGGGAAAGTATATCAAACTTCCGAAACTTGGATATGTTAAAGCCAGGATTTCAATGTCTGTTAATGGAAAGATAAACAATGCTACCATTAAGCAGACTCCAAGCGGAAAGTATTTCTGTGTTCTTAATGTAGAAGTGCCAGATGTGTTCTATTCCAATGAAGGATGTATGGTAGGGCTGGATGTTGGTATCAAAACTTTCTATACGGACAGTAATGATAATTCCCTTCCCAATCCGAAAAACCTTACTAAATCTGAAAAGAAACTTGTCAAGGAACAGCGCAAACTTTCAAGAATGGTCAAAGGTTCATCCAATTGGAATATACAGCGTATTAAAGTAGCAAGAGTGCATGAAAAAATCACAAACCAACGTAATGACTTTTTACATAAGGAATCTACAAAGCTGGTGAAAGAAAACCAAATCATCTGTATTGAAGATCTGAATGTAAAAGGCATGATACGCAATCATAAACTCGCCAAGTCAATAAGCGACGTTTCATGGTCTAAGTTCTTTGATATGCTTGAATATAAAGCGATTTTCTATGGTGCTGAGATAATCAGAGTTCCAAGGTTCTACCCAAGCAGTCAGACTTGTAACTGCTGTGGATATAAGAATCCAAACATCAAAAAACTTAGTATTAGGGAATGGATATGCCCTGTTTGCGGCACATATCACGATAGAGATGCTAACGCTGCAAAAAACATACTTAAAATGGGTCTGTCACTTCGCATGACAGCTTAA
- a CDS encoding helix-turn-helix domain-containing protein, producing the protein MTILELRQKTGLSQSQFAKKFHLNVRTVQTWEQGVRKTPEYVIWLIERVMELEEMLNAQRNGI; encoded by the coding sequence ATGACAATTTTAGAGCTACGTCAAAAAACAGGGCTTTCCCAAAGTCAATTTGCAAAAAAGTTTCACCTAAATGTGCGAACGGTACAAACTTGGGAACAGGGTGTTCGTAAAACTCCTGAATATGTAATATGGCTCATTGAAAGAGTCATGGAATTAGAGGAAATGTTAAATGCTCAAAGGAATGGAATTTAG
- the tnpA gene encoding IS200/IS605 family transposase has product MSSDMKALAKTISDKHNVQIHYIEADKDHLHMMIETTPNINLSDYVRTLKSYTTFHIWEKYPTYLSKFFWKERTFWSDGYFISSIGEVSSDTLKHYIENQGKNT; this is encoded by the coding sequence ATCTCCTCAGATATGAAGGCTCTTGCAAAAACTATATCTGACAAGCATAATGTTCAAATACATTACATTGAAGCTGACAAAGACCACCTGCATATGATGATAGAAACAACTCCCAATATCAATTTGTCAGACTATGTAAGAACTCTAAAATCGTACACTACCTTCCATATTTGGGAGAAGTACCCGACCTACCTTAGTAAGTTTTTTTGGAAAGAAAGAACATTTTGGTCGGACGGTTACTTCATAAGCAGCATAGGTGAAGTAAGTAGTGATACCCTGAAGCATTACATTGAAAATCAAGGTAAAAATACTTGA